The following are from one region of the Heterodontus francisci isolate sHetFra1 chromosome 34, sHetFra1.hap1, whole genome shotgun sequence genome:
- the LOC137348428 gene encoding zinc finger protein 664-like, with amino-acid sequence RDSLFKLLTHQRVHTGKRPFTCSEHGKGFDRLSQLLIDQRVHTGERQFTCSKCGKGFSCSSTLLKHQRVHTGERPFTCCECGKGFSCSTTLLKHQRVHTGERPFTCCECGKRFTTSSSLLKHQ; translated from the coding sequence agggattcactattcaaacttctgacacaccagcgagtccaTACTGGGAAGAGACCATTCACCTGTTCAGAGCATGGGAAAGGATTTGATCGGTTGTCCCAGCTGCTGATagaccagcgagttcatactggggagaggcagttcacctgctccaagtgtgggaagggattcagctgttcatccaccctgctgaaacaccagcgagttcacactggggagaggccgttcacctgctgtgagtgtgggaagggattcagctgTTCAAccaccctgctgaaacaccagcgagttcacactggggagaggccgttcacctgctgtgagtgtgggaagagattcactacaTCATCtagcctgctgaaacaccagtga